A genomic region of Cannabis sativa cultivar Pink pepper isolate KNU-18-1 chromosome 1, ASM2916894v1, whole genome shotgun sequence contains the following coding sequences:
- the LOC115705716 gene encoding uncharacterized acetyltransferase At3g50280 has protein sequence MPSSFCADQVKMISNCTVFPDEKSTMEDLKLSVSDLPMLSCHYIQKGCLFTRPPFPTDSVIELLKQGLSQTLSRFPPLAGRMTTDSDGHVFITCNDAGVDFIHANAGQLFVRDVLGATQVPDCFKEFFTFDRTVSYMGHFKPILAVQVTELADGIFIGCSVNHSVMDGTSFWNFFNIFADVCRGAKRITRPQPDFTRDSILISPAVLKLPEGGPKVTFNADAPLRERIFSFSREAILKLKDVTNKNSTKNVDCQLSAVEILGKLSNDTFGQNDNNNGTKVTSIIENWLKTSVLTPTDSTKTTIEISSFQSLCALLWRAVTRARKLPISKTTTFRMAVNCRHRLQPKLDPFYFGNAIQSVPTYASAGDVLSRDLRWCAEQMNTNLKAHDSGMVRRFVEEWESNPRCFPLGNPDGASITMGSSPRFPMYDNDFGWGRPLAVRSGRANKFDGKISAFPGREGSGTVDLEVVLSPETMAALESDSEFMQYVSS, from the coding sequence atgcctTCTTCTTTTTGTGCCGATCAAGTTAAGATGATCTCCAACTGCACCGTCTTCCCCGATGAAAAGTCAACAATGGAAGACCTCAAACTCTCTGTCTCCGACCTTCCTATGCTCTCCTGTCATTACATCCAGAAGGGTTGCCTTTTCACTCGTCCTCCATTCCCGACGGACTCCGTAATCGAGCTTCTTAAGCAAGGTCTATCTCAAACACTCTCTCGATTTCCCCCTCTCGCCGGGAGGATGACGACAGATTCCGATGGTCACGTTTTCATCACGTGCAACGACGCTGGTGTCGACTTCATCCATGCTAATGCTGGGCAATTATTCGTCCGGGATGTTCTGGGAGCCACCCAGGTGCCAGATTGCTTCAAGGAGTTCTTCACCTTCGATAGGACTGTCAGCTACATGGGTCATTTCAAGCCCATCTTGGCCGTACAGGTAACTGAGCTAGCCGACGGGATCTTCATCGGTTGCTCTGTTAATCACTCCGTTATGGACGGAACCTCGTTCTGGAACTTCTTCAACATCTTCGCCGACGTCTGTAGAGGCGCGAAGAGGATAACTCGGCCTCAGCCGGATTTCACCCGGGACTCAATTCTTATTTCACCGGCGGTTCTGAAATTGCCGGAAGGTGGGCCCAAGGTCACCTTCAATGCCGACGCGCCATTGAGGGAGCGAATCTTCAGTTTCAGTAGAGAAGCGATTTTGAAACTGAAAGACGTTACGAACAAAAACAGCACTAAAAACGTTGATTGCCAGCTCAGCGCGGTTGAGATTTTGGGGAAGCTGAGCAACGACACGTTCGGACAAAACGATAACAATAATGGGACTAAAGTCACATCCATCATTGAGAATTGGCTAAAAACGTCAGTTTTGACACCGACCGATTCTACCAAAACGACGATTGAGATTTCGTCGTTTCAATCACTCTGCGCACTCCTCTGGCGCGCGGTTACACGTGCTAGGAAGTTGCCTATCTCGAAAACGACAACGTTTAGAATGGCGGTCAATTGTCGCCACAGGCTTCAGCCCAAGTTGGATCCATTCTACTTTGGAAACGCAATACAGAGCGTTCCCACTTACGCGTCAGCCGGGGACGTATTGTCTAGGGATCTACGCTGGTGCGCGGAGCAGATGAACACAAACTTGAAGGCCCACGATAGCGGAATGGTGCGCCGCTTCGTAGAGGAATGGGAAAGCAACCCCAGGTGTTTCCCGCTTGGAAACCCCGATGGCGCATCGATCACTATGGGTAGCTCCCCGAGATTCCCTATGTACGACAACGATTTTGGGTGGGGACGACCTCTCGCGGTTCGGAGTGGCCGGGCTAACAAATTCGACGGTAAGATCTCGGCGTTTCCAGGAAGAGAAGGATCGGGGACCGTTGATCTTGAGGTGGTTTTGTCGCCTGAAACCATGGCGGCTTTGGAGTCAGATTCGGAGTTCATGCAGTACGTATCAAGCTAG
- the LOC133035703 gene encoding uncharacterized protein LOC133035703, giving the protein MGARTAKEAWDTLQEEFQGIVKVRTVRLQKLRRDFENLKIKDNETAKYYYSRIKEIANQMGAYGEIISDKNIVQKILISCTEKYDSIVSVIKETKDLETISLTEIMDSLEAYESRRERHKESEAENTFQSKLNSRSQKPKAYGKKTQEKQKENNEKYPPCAICKRKSHLEKDCWFKGKPQCQNCKKFGHTKKTCRLKKAHQANFFEEKNDENSRLKSKSVMVTSWKQSAKAPLPLTLKEVKMKENRCFPIQWRYASNVAMQAQIDESWLWYRRFGHFNFHGLEILTQKNMMRDLPKIKEINTVCEGCMLEKQHRQPFPSGKTWRVKKPLELVHTDVCGAMRTPSNDQNKDGAPTHYWIRTKQNGVSERKNRTVMEAARAMLLEKGLLKRFRAKAVSTVVYLLNRCPTKAVQNKTPIKAWSRRKPSLKHLKVFDCICYSHIPKEKRDKLDEKTGKGIFLGYNTQSKGYRVYSLETNNLIISQDVKFDEDATYN; this is encoded by the exons ATGGGCGCAAGAACGGCAAAAGAAGCATGGGACACGTTGCAGGAGGAGTTCCAAGGAATAGTCAAGGTACGCACAGTTAGACTACAAAAGCTTAGAAGAGATTTTGagaatctcaaaataaaggatAATGAGACTGCAAAATATTACTATTCTAGAATTAAAGAAATAGCAAATCAAATGGGAGCCTATGGAGAAATAATTTCTGACAAGAATATAGTACAAAAGATACTAATTTCTTGTACAGAAAAATATGATTCAATAGTTTCTGTGATAAAGGAAACTAAAGATTTAGAAACTATATCACTAACTGAAATAATGGACTCTCTTGAAGCATATGAAAGTAGACGAGAAAGGCATAAAGAAAGCGAAGCTGAAAATACTTTTCAGTCTAAACTCAATTCGCGGTCTCAAAAACCAAAAGCTTATGGGAAAAAGAcacaagaaaaacaaaaagaaaataacgaAAAGTATCCTCCATGTGccatttgtaaaagaaaaagtCACTTGGAGAAAGACTGCTGGTTTAAAGGAAAACCACAGtgtcaaaattgtaaaaaatttggCCACACTAAAAAAACTTGTCGTTTAAAGAAAGCCCATCAAGCTAATTTTTTCGaagagaaaaatgatgaaa ACTCAAGACTAAAGTCAAAATCGGTAATGGTCACTTCATGGAAGCAGTCAGCAAAGGCACCATTGCCATTGACACTAAAAGAG gtaaaaatgaaagaaaacagATGCTTTCCCATACAATGGAGATATGCAAGCAATGTGGCAATGCAAGCGCAAATAGATGAGTCATGGTTATGGTATAGAAGGTTTGGTCACTTCAACTTCCACGGGCTAGAGATCCTCACGCAGAAGAATATGATGCGAGACCTCCCAAAAATTAAGGAGATCAACACAGTCTGTGAAGGATGCATGCTCGAGAAACAACATCGTCAACCTTTTCCATCTGGCAAAACTTGGAGAGTCAAAAAGCCACTGGAGCTAGTCCACACTGATGTTTGTGGGGCAATGCGCACTCCATCAAATGACCAAAACAA GGATGGAGCACCAACTCACTATTGGATACGCACCAAACAAAATGGGGTATCAGAAAGGAAAAATAGGACTGTTATGGAGGCAGCAAGAGCCATGCTACTAGAGAAAGGTCTCCTAAAAAGATTTCGGGCAAAGGCAGTAAGCACTGTAGTCTACTTGCTCAACCGATGTCCAACCAAAGCCGTGCAGAATAAGACGCCAATCAAAGCTTGGAGCAGACGTAAACCATCATTAAAGCATCTCAAAGTCTTCGACTGCATATGCTATAGTCACATTCCAAAAGAGAAAAGAGACAAGCTTGATGAGAAGACTGGGAAAGGAATCTTCTTAGGCTATAATACTCAATCAAAAGGTTATCGAGTCTATAGCTTAGAAACAAACAATCTAATAATCAGTCAAGACGTAAAATTTGATGAAGATGCTACATACAACTAG